A stretch of the Flavobacterium aquiphilum genome encodes the following:
- a CDS encoding sensor of ECF-type sigma factor, whose protein sequence is MITLNKTNTMQLKKLFPILFLLLSFTFYGQNDKSRDDKFKEKREQIKAMKISFLTSELDLTPSEAEKFWPLYNTYDDKQFELRHIKMKGIFKRMQNNELDKLSEKEATTLLNQIEDNEEDMFNLRRKFIISLKGVLPSVKIIKLKKAEEDFGRKLLQQYKDMGPKK, encoded by the coding sequence ATGATTACCTTAAATAAAACAAATACCATGCAATTAAAAAAACTATTTCCCATACTCTTTTTATTGCTTTCTTTTACTTTTTATGGCCAAAACGACAAATCCAGAGACGATAAATTCAAAGAAAAAAGAGAGCAAATAAAAGCAATGAAAATTTCGTTTTTGACTAGCGAGTTGGACCTAACTCCAAGTGAAGCTGAAAAATTCTGGCCTCTTTACAACACTTATGACGATAAACAATTTGAACTGAGACACATAAAAATGAAAGGCATTTTTAAAAGAATGCAAAATAACGAACTCGACAAACTATCTGAAAAAGAAGCTACTACACTCTTAAATCAAATAGAAGATAATGAGGAAGATATGTTCAACCTAAGAAGAAAGTTTATCATTAGCCTAAAAGGAGTCCTTCCTTCTGTAAAAATCATAAAATTAAAAAAAGCAGAAGAAGATTTCGGGAGAAAACTACTTCAACAATATAAAGACATGGGGCCAAAAAAATAG
- a CDS encoding SRPBCC family protein, translated as MRIIKYLFLLFLLSLVALTIYIATQKGNFTVESSKVINSPKATVFGYVNDYKNWQKFNTWVSSDKDVRLSFSKATAGNGSSLNWEGSDDSGNIETLYTKGNDSIVQKMELNGSSSKVFWSFKDTVGGTKVTWKSVGKMDFMSKVDAFFNGKPQNSISKVYDKSLANLGKSLDIESTTFDIQVKGIVKKLETFYLRQSFTSKISDITRNANAVFNKITIFCKQNNIALNGRPFIIYHTYDTINDLTRVSFCVPIKEQIFTSQGSDILSGKLAAFEALKTSLTGNYTYKKDALKEAIKYTNDKKILTDSTFSHLEIFTIGKNENLSPSKWQTDIYFPIKPKVVAPVYKKIANDSIAAVPKQQPAVKPQEVKAPSIKTPPVKMPTTIKEKEPSNKKNQDEFEF; from the coding sequence ATGCGAATTATCAAGTACCTTTTTCTTTTATTTCTATTAAGCCTGGTGGCTCTTACCATATATATTGCAACGCAAAAAGGAAACTTCACAGTTGAAAGTAGTAAAGTGATTAATTCTCCAAAAGCAACAGTTTTTGGTTATGTAAATGATTATAAAAACTGGCAAAAATTCAATACATGGGTTTCTTCAGATAAAGATGTAAGATTATCTTTTTCAAAAGCAACGGCAGGAAATGGGAGCTCATTAAACTGGGAAGGCAGCGATGACAGCGGGAATATAGAAACTTTATACACCAAAGGGAATGACAGTATTGTCCAAAAAATGGAACTTAACGGTTCTTCATCAAAAGTTTTTTGGAGTTTCAAAGACACTGTAGGCGGAACAAAAGTAACTTGGAAATCTGTTGGAAAAATGGATTTTATGTCAAAAGTTGATGCCTTTTTTAATGGGAAACCACAAAATTCCATATCCAAAGTTTACGACAAAAGCTTAGCAAATCTTGGTAAAAGCCTAGATATTGAAAGTACTACTTTTGACATACAAGTAAAAGGTATTGTAAAAAAATTGGAAACGTTTTATTTAAGACAATCTTTCACCAGCAAAATATCTGACATAACCCGAAACGCAAATGCTGTTTTTAACAAAATCACCATTTTTTGCAAGCAAAATAATATAGCGCTAAATGGAAGACCTTTTATTATTTATCACACTTATGACACTATCAATGATTTAACAAGGGTTTCATTTTGTGTCCCAATAAAAGAGCAAATTTTCACCAGCCAAGGAAGTGATATTTTATCCGGAAAACTAGCCGCTTTTGAAGCATTAAAAACAAGTTTGACCGGAAATTACACATACAAAAAAGATGCATTAAAAGAAGCTATCAAATACACTAATGATAAAAAAATCCTTACCGACTCTACTTTTTCGCATTTGGAAATATTCACTATCGGTAAAAACGAAAATCTAAGCCCTTCAAAATGGCAAACAGATATTTATTTTCCAATAAAACCAAAAGTTGTGGCACCGGTTTACAAAAAAATCGCAAATGATAGTATTGCAGCAGTTCCAAAACAACAACCGGCTGTAAAACCTCAGGAAGTAAAGGCCCCAAGCATTAAAACTCCGCCAGTCAAGATGCCAACAACTATCAAAGAAAAAGAACCTTCGAATAAAAAAAATCAGGACGAATTTGAATTTTAA
- a CDS encoding RNA polymerase sigma factor, which translates to MQEEKAFISSLLNPKTQNQAFQKLLHEYQKPLYNHIRNIVLNHDDADDVLQNTFVKVFQNLQNFKGESKLFSWMYRIATNEALTFLNQKARKTGISSVELQNKAIDNLKADVYFDGNEIQIKLQKAIAELPEKQQLVFKMKYFEDLKYEEISDILGTSVGALKASYHHAVKKVEAFVSTN; encoded by the coding sequence TTGCAGGAAGAAAAGGCATTCATCTCTAGTTTATTAAACCCCAAAACGCAAAATCAAGCGTTTCAAAAACTCTTGCATGAATACCAAAAACCATTGTACAATCATATCCGGAACATCGTATTAAACCATGATGATGCCGATGATGTTTTACAAAATACCTTTGTAAAAGTTTTTCAAAACCTACAAAACTTTAAAGGTGAAAGCAAGCTATTTTCATGGATGTATCGTATTGCAACCAATGAAGCGCTAACTTTTTTAAATCAAAAAGCAAGGAAAACAGGGATTTCATCGGTTGAATTACAAAACAAAGCGATCGATAATTTAAAAGCCGATGTTTATTTTGACGGAAATGAAATTCAAATCAAATTGCAAAAAGCAATTGCTGAATTACCGGAAAAACAACAATTAGTCTTTAAAATGAAATATTTTGAAGATTTAAAATACGAGGAAATATCAGATATATTAGGAACATCAGTAGGTGCATTAAAGGCTTCATACCATCATGCGGTAAAAAAAGTTGAAGCATTTGTATCTACCAATTAA